In Vibrio chagasii, the sequence CGCCGAGCGTAATTAAAGAGCGAACTTTAGCCGCAACGTCACTAACCTTATACGGTGAAACAGCAATCACTCAACTGACTCATTACATTGAAGAAATGCTGAGTGTGAATCAGATAAATCCGAAACAGTGTTATATTGTGGTCGGTGTTGCTGGCGCAGGTAATGCTCAACTAAAAGCGAAGTTACAACTGGCACTGTCCCATTTCCCAAACCTGTATGTGACGACCGATGCTGAAGCCTCGGTCGTTGGTGCAAATAGAGGAGAAGGCGTAAACTGTATTGCTATTGGCACAGGCTCGGTTGCGATTCAATTAGACAACCAATACGTGACTCATCAGTTTGGCGGTTGGGGTTTCCCCATTGGTGATCAAGGTGGCGGCGCTTGGCTTGGTTTTAAAGCGGTTCAGCAAACACTTGTCGAGTTTGACGCTCAACGTTGCTCGTTAACCAGTCAACTGGTCATGAAGAAAACAGGCAATGTCCGCAGTGCGATTCTAAAATGGACTCGCTCAGCCAACGCGACCGATTATGCTCAATTTGCAAAAGAGCTTGTCGAGTTAGAACCATGTTGTCCGACGGCAAAAAACATCGTTGAGCAAGGTATTCAAGAAATTGAGAGGCTTGCGCGAATATGCTCAGAAAACAACTCACTACCGATCATGTTCTTAGGCAGCTTAGGCTCTTTCTATCGTTACAAACTGCCACAAGCGCTACAAGATCGCAGCTTAGAGGTTCAAGGTAATGCTCTAGATGGCGCAGAAATCATCGCACATCAAAAGCTTTGCCCGCTTAATTAAGGAAATGACCATGAAGTCAGAGTTATACATTGGCGTGATGTCAGGCACGAGCATGGACGGCGTTGATACGGCACTGGTGTCGATAGAAGACAGCCGGATCACACTGCTTGCTCATGATGAGTTTCCAATGCCAAAGGAACTCAAAACACGCTTGCTGGATGTATGTATTGGTCAGAA encodes:
- a CDS encoding ATPase; protein product: MITHTLAVDGGGTKTAMRLKRISPTPSVIKERTLAATSLTLYGETAITQLTHYIEEMLSVNQINPKQCYIVVGVAGAGNAQLKAKLQLALSHFPNLYVTTDAEASVVGANRGEGVNCIAIGTGSVAIQLDNQYVTHQFGGWGFPIGDQGGGAWLGFKAVQQTLVEFDAQRCSLTSQLVMKKTGNVRSAILKWTRSANATDYAQFAKELVELEPCCPTAKNIVEQGIQEIERLARICSENNSLPIMFLGSLGSFYRYKLPQALQDRSLEVQGNALDGAEIIAHQKLCPLN